A stretch of DNA from Elusimicrobiota bacterium:
AATAGTACGTGATTTTAGGATTCCCGTTCCAAAGCTGCCCCTTGCCGCTTTTGATGTTGTATTTGGCATTTTCTGATTTTCCTGATATTTTTTCTTTTTCCGAATTAAACGTTAAAAATTTTACGTTTCCTGAAGCTTCAACTACATTATTTTTTGCATTTCTAACAATTTTATCTGCTTTTAAAACATTTTCTCCCCGGACAACTTTTGAGTTTCCGGAATAAATGATTTTATCTCCCCCGTCAACGATTTTCATTTCATTTCCTGTGACTGTGGTTTTTTCTTCCTGTGCCCCGGCATTTAAAAAAAATAACAGGTTTAATAAAATAAAGCTTGTGATTAAAAATATGGTTGTTTTTAATTTCACCTTTTTCCTGGCCGCCACTTACCATCTCTTAATTGTTACCATATTTCAGTAGTCTGATTTTTTATAGTTATTGTTGAAAGATCCGGGGTAGCTTCAAGTCCTTTTCCATAAACAGTATTGCCTTTTTGGACAATTTTTACTTTTTCATCAGTAACTATTTTCTGCGCTTGAGAAAGGTATTTTAAGTTTGTTGTTTCAAGGTTTTCGCCTTTTGCCGTATTAAGAAAACATTTTCCCTCGCCTGTAATATCGTAAGTATTCATATCTATTGACCCTTTTTCGGCTGTCAATGTGGATAAATATTCTCCCTTTTTATAAAATTTAATTGCAGGGCTTATAAGTATTGCTTTCTTTTGTTCTTCAAATATTTTTGCCGAAGGGGCTTCCATTACCCAGTGGCGTTTCCCGCTCACAGTTTCGGTAACTGTAAAATTTTCTATCGCCTGATCGGGAACTTGAGTCACTTCTTTAATCGGAATATTATTGTTATTACACCCGATAAAAATTAGCGTTGTCAAAAAAATAAAACTATATATGTTTTTCATCTTGCCTTTAGCTTACCCCTTACCGCTTATCACTTACCACTGTCTTTAGCTAGGCCTGGTCTTCCACCTTTTATGCCACCAAACCCACTGGTCCGGATATTGTCTTATATGATTTTCTATTAAGCTGGTAACATGTTGAGTGTTTTTTAAAACATCATTCTCAAAATTTCCGGTTTTGCTTATTTCAATCGGCGTGATTACCACTTTATGCCTGTCATCAGGAAGGCGAGCATCAAGAGCCAGCACAACCTTTGCTTCAGTTTTTAAAGCAAGGGTTGCTAATCCGGAAGGTGTCCAGGCAAGCCGCGAAAAAAAATTGACAAATACGCCCGGAACCGAAGTGTCCTGATCAATCAATAAAGCAAGAATTTCGCCGTTTTTTAAAGCTTTCAGCATTTTTCGCGCGGTATCGCTTTGATCCCGAAAAATTATCTTTAGGCCTTTGGATATCCTGAAATTCAAAAGCATTTTATTGCCCCTATCTAGATAACTTTTCTTGGCAATCACGTTTACAGGATACCCTTTTGAAGCCATCGCCGCCCCTAAAAACTCCCAGTTCCCGCAATGCGCGCTGGCCAGTAATACGCCTTTCCCTTTTTTAACTGCGTCAGCTAAAATATTTTCATTTTCAATTTCCACAATCCGTCCCAAATCCGCTGAACTTAATTTCGGATAATAAAGAAATTCGAAAATATTTTTTCCCGTTTTTACCCCAATATTTTTGGCTAACAAGCGTATTTCTTCGGGAGATTTTTCCGGAAAAGAGTTTTTAAGATTAATTATTGCCGGTTCTCTGGATACTTTAATAACATAATATGCAACCAGCCCAAGAAAACCTCCAAATTTTACTGCAGTTTTATAAGGCAATAACTGGGCTACCTTAAATAATGAAATAATTATCAAATAATAAATATATCTATAAATTTTTTCATAGATATAAATCAGTTGCTTTTTTCCAAAGACCGCGGGACTTAAGAACAATCTCAACAACTTCACGTACAACCCCCTTTCCTCCGGGTATTTTTGAAATATAGTCAACTTCTTTTTTTACTTCAAAAGGAGCGTCAGAAGGGCAGACAGAAAAACCCACGGAACGAAAAACAGGAATATCCAAAAGATCATCCCCTATAAAAAGTGTTTGGTTCAAAGAAACTTTCAATTTTTTTGAAATTTCAATTATCGCTTCTTTTTTTCTCATGCATTCCTGATATAAAATATCAATACCAAGGGCTTTAGAACGATTTCGAACGGCATCTGATTTTCCGCCGGTAATCCAGGCAAATTTTAATCCCGCGCCGCTCAATTGCGCAAGATGAAACCCGAAGCCGTCTTTTACGTTCCATATCTTGATTTCTTTACCGGAATCTAAAACAATAA
This window harbors:
- a CDS encoding lysophospholipid acyltransferase family protein, with the protein product MKLLRLFLSPAVFGKKQLIYIYEKIYRYIYYLIIISLFKVAQLLPYKTAVKFGGFLGLVAYYVIKVSREPAIINLKNSFPEKSPEEIRLLAKNIGVKTGKNIFEFLYYPKLSSADLGRIVEIENENILADAVKKGKGVLLASAHCGNWEFLGAAMASKGYPVNVIAKKSYLDRGNKMLLNFRISKGLKIIFRDQSDTARKMLKALKNGEILALLIDQDTSVPGVFVNFFSRLAWTPSGLATLALKTEAKVVLALDARLPDDRHKVVITPIEISKTGNFENDVLKNTQHVTSLIENHIRQYPDQWVWWHKRWKTRPS
- a CDS encoding HAD hydrolase family protein, with protein sequence MKLSRKLSSLAKKIQLIAMDVDGVLTGGEIIVLDSGKEIKIWNVKDGFGFHLAQLSGAGLKFAWITGGKSDAVRNRSKALGIDILYQECMRKKEAIIEISKKLKVSLNQTLFIGDDLLDIPVFRSVGFSVCPSDAPFEVKKEVDYISKIPGGKGVVREVVEIVLKSRGLWKKATDLYL
- the lptC gene encoding LPS export ABC transporter periplasmic protein LptC, which produces MKNIYSFIFLTTLIFIGCNNNNIPIKEVTQVPDQAIENFTVTETVSGKRHWVMEAPSAKIFEEQKKAILISPAIKFYKKGEYLSTLTAEKGSIDMNTYDITGEGKCFLNTAKGENLETTNLKYLSQAQKIVTDEKVKIVQKGNTVYGKGLEATPDLSTITIKNQTTEIW